GAAACCTGAAGAAGCTCAAAGGCATACTAAAAACCGAAAAATCCTGGAGAGAGCTCAAGGAGGAGTACTATGAAGGACTTGCTCGTTGACAGCTCTGTGCTCATCGAGTACTTTAAGGGCAACGAGCAGGCAGTGAAGCTTCTGGAGTCCTTCGAAAAGGCCGATGTGGTGCTCTACATAAACGACGTTGTCTTCAGTGAGGTTGTTTACATCCTCCTCGGTTACTACCTTGGGAGGTCTCCCAGAACAATGAAGGGAAATCCTGATAAACTTCCCTCAGAAATCTGGGAGGTCTTTAAGGTTCTCAGGGGCTTTGGATTCATTCCCGTAGAGCAGAGCACCGTTTTTAAGGCGATGGGCCTCATCGAGAAGTACGCGATGCTCCCGAACGATGCATTAATCCTTGCCACCTGCATGGAGCATGGCTTTTCCCTGGTGACCCTAGATGATGATTTTAAGGTTTCGGCAGAGGCAGAGGGTGTTCACCTAATAACGGGATAATCCATGCGCATACTCCAGCACGTGGCGAGGCTCTGACCTCTCAACTTTTTAAGGCCTTTTAGCTAATTAAGACCGGGGAGGAAGATGGGAGAGGTTGTCATTCACGTCGTCGTTCCCGATGGCTACGAGGAGGCTTTCAAAAAAGAGGTCGAGGAGATGGCCAAGTACCTGCGAAACAAAGAGAAGCTGAGAAAGAACATGGAAAAGCTCTTCGGGGTGCTCAAGACTGACAAAACGTGGAAGGAAATGAAGAGGGAGATGTATGAAGGGCGTCTTGCTCGATACCTCGATTCTGATTGAGCACTTCAAGGGAAATCCCAAAGCCAAGGAGATTCTCTTGAGATTGATGGGCTCAGATGTGGTTCTCTTCATCAACCCGATAGTCTTCAGTGAGGTCGTTTACCTACTTCTCGGCTTCTATTCCGGCGTATCTCCGAGAAGTTTGAAGGGAAAACCCGAAAAACTTCCAGGGGAGCTTGACCTTGTGTTTGAGGCCCTTGAGGAATATGCCTTCGTGGAACTCGGAGAAAAGACCTCTCATATAGCAAAAGACCTCATCCGCAAATACGCCATGCTCCCGAACGATGCATTAATCCTTGCCACCTGCATGGAGCACGGCTTTTCCCTGGCGACTCTGGATGACGACTTTAAACTTCCCGCGGAGAAGGAAGGCGTTCCACTCATCGGGGTGAGAGCTTGAGAACCCTAATCCTCGCCCTCGGAAACGAGCTGATGAGGGACGATGGAGCTGGCCTCAAGGCCGGCAGACTTCTCGCCGAGAAAGGCTACAACGTCCTTGAGGTCGGAACCGATGTCTTCCTCTTGGCCAACCACTACAGCGGCGAGGAGAGAGTTATCATCATCGACGCTATCTTGAGCGACAAGCTCAAACCGGGGGAGATAGTCCACCTTAGTGGGGGAGAAGTCTTCGAGAGGCTGAAGGCTGAGATGAGGAGCGCCCACTTCATGGGGGCAATAGACGGCCTTAAGCTCCTAATGGCCCTCGATGAGAGGCTGGCAAGGGCTGAGGTACACTTCATCGGCATCGTTGCCAAGGAGATAGACCTCGGCATGGAGCTGAGCGAGGAGGTCGAGAGGGCCGTTCCAAAGGTCGTTGAGCTGGTTGAAAAACTTACGGATACCCAAAGCTTTAAATACTCTCCCGAGAACGGGGAGTGAGGCTCTTCTCGGAGTCCTTCGAGGAGGCCTAAAGTTGGAAAGTTGGTGTTGGATATGTACGGAGACAGATTTGGTGGATACGAAAGCGAAGCCCCCGTTAAGGTTGGGGAGAGATATAAAGTCAGGATTGAGAGCCTTGGAAAGGGCGGTGACGGCATCGCCAAGATAAAGGGCTTCGTTATCTTCGTCCCGAACACTCAGGTTGGAGACGAGGTCGAGATCGTTATCAACTCGGTCAAGAGGAAGTTCGCCTTCGCCTCGGTCATCGAGTGACTTCCTTTTCATTCCTTTCTTCATTCCACGTTTCTGAACCGCGTCTTTTTTAAGGGCACTTTTCGATGGTGTGCCGATGGCCAGAGTTTACGTGGAAAGCTACGGGTGCACGAGGAACAGGGCAGACGGAGAGATTATGGAGGCGATTCTGCTTAGGGCAGGCTATGAGCTGGCGGAGAGCCCGGAAAAAGCGGACTACGTTGTTGTAAACACCTGCGCCGTTAAAGACCCGACCGAGCACAAGATGGTCAGAAGAATCAGGGAACTCCTCGACTCTGGTAAGAAAGTAATAGCGACAGGCTGTCTCATCCACGTTAATCCCGGCGTAATAGATTCCCGCGTTTCCGGAATGCTGGGCGTTAAGAGCATAGATAGAATAGCTGAAGCCATTGAGGTTGCGGAGCGCGGTGGAAAGCTGGTGAGCGTCGAGGGCTGGCGCGAAAGGAATCTGGATAAGCTCGAACTCCCGCGCCTCTGGAAGTCTGGGGTTGTTTTTGTCGTCCCGATAGGCGAAGGCTGTCTCAACGCCTGCACATACTGTGCAACGCGCTTCGCCCGTGGAGTCCTCAAGAGCTACAAACCTGAACTTGTCGTCAGGTGGGTTAAGGAAGCTCTCGCGAGGGGCTATAAGGAGATACAGCTCTCCAGCGAGGACACCGGTTGCTACGGCTTTGATATCGGGACTAACTTAGCTAAGCTCCTCGACGAGATAACGGCCATTGAGGGGGTGTTCCGCGTTAGAGTGGGTATGATGAACCCAAATCATGTGATAAAGATTCTCGACGAGCTGATTGAGGCATATCAAAGCGAGAAGGTCTACAAGTTCCTACATCTTCCCGTGCAGAGCGGGGACAACGAGGTTTTGAGGAGGATGGGGCGGAATTACACCGTTGAGGAGTTCGAGGAGATAGTCAAGGAGTTCAGGAGGAAAATCTCCGGACTGAACCTCAACACGGACATCATAGTTGGCTTTCCCGGGGAGAGCGGGGAAGCCTTCGAGAACACGGTCGAGCTTGTGAAGAGGATAAGGCCCGACAAGATAAACGTCTCCCGCTACTCGCCGAGGCCGGGCACGATAGCCTCAAAGTGGAAGCAGTTGCCGGGCTGGCTCGTCAAGGAGCGCTCCAGACTCTTACATCGCCTGAGGCTTCAAATAGCCTACGAGATAAATCAATCCTACGTGGGGAAGAAGGTCGAGGTTCTGGTTCACGGCGAGGGCAAGAAAGGAGGAATCGAGGGGAGGACGTTCAACTACAAGGAGATAATCCTCGACTCCGGAAGGGCCGGCCAACTGGGAGAAGCTATCGTTGAGGGCGTTGGCTCCACCTACCTTAAAGGTCGTCTTCTTTAGAGGTTTTCTATGATGTGGGTGGATATCTTGTAAAATTCCCAAAAAACCATGTAGAATCCCCAATTGTGAAAACGGTGCCCTCAGAATCCCTTAAGAAAACTATTTAAACTTTATTCCAGCTTATTCTCTAAGAAGGTGCTAACCAGGGGGTTATACCATGGTGGTCGTTAAAAGGAGTGTTGTTCCGCTGGCACTCGCGCTGGTGCTGGCGATAGTCGGTGCAGCGCTGGCCGTGCCCACCTTCACCCTCCACGTCCAGAACATAGGCGAGGGAGGACCCCAGCAGATTACAGTTCCCGGTGGGGTTGCCAACGCAAACGTCAACTGGGTTCTTGACAGCAACCCTGACTACGTGAAGGGAGTAAAAGTCTCGTTTGATCAGGACCTTAGCTCCGGAACGACGATATACGTTAAGGTTTACAACTCAAGCGGAACAGTAATAGCCCAGGGCAGCCAGACTTTGAGCTCTGACCTCAGCGCGGGTAGCTCCATTGAGATAGACTTTAGCAGTAGCGTCGAAATTGGCAACATGGATCAAGTTGCGGTCGTTCTCGTAGGGCCGCAGCAGTGAAGGAGGCCGTGAATGAGGCTCAGACACTTTGATTTTTTCTCACTTTTGAGTTATCTTCTCCTGTTCCTTGTAGCAGGGGTTGTTGTTCTCCACTTCGTCTTCGGCTTTCAGTACGTTGTCATCCTCACTGACTCGATGAAGCCCTCCATAAACCCGGGCGACCTTGTGATAACGAAGCCTGTTGATCCATCGGAACTTCGCGTCGGCGACGTTATACTCTACGAGGTCCACATCGGAGGCAACACCTACAGGATAACCCACAGGATAGTGGAAATAAAGACCGACCCGTCGGGGAGGTATTACCTCGTAACCAAGGGCGACAACAGGAAATACGCTGACCCATGGAACGTTTACCCGGAGCAGGTTCTCGGCAAGGTCGTCTTGGTTATACACACCGTTGGCGTCCTGTGGTACTACACGCCCATGATAGTCCTGGCTCTCTTCCTCTTCGTCATAGCCTCCTTGGCTTATGACCTTGCTCTTGAGCTCCTGAAAGAAAAACCACCCCTCCCCAAGTCGAGGAAGGCCCACCTCCTCCTCATAAGGAGGAAAAAGGTGAAGCTCCACTACCACAAACGCTAGGCCCACTCGTCCTCGGGAATGGCTTCCTTCTTTGCCGGGATTATGCAGAGGAACTCAAGGGTTTCTCCCGTCGCTTTGTAGCCGTGGGGCTCGTTGGGCGGGACGTAGAGGAAGTTTCCGGCCTTTACGTGGTGCTCCTCTTTGCCGTTGGTGATTATCCCCTCTCCTCTAACGATGAATATCTCGTGCTCCCAGTCGTGCTGGTGTATCGGTATCTCCGAGCCCTTCTTCATCACGAAGTAGCGCATTGCGAAGTTTTTTGCTCCAAGCCTTGGAGAAACGAGCCAGCGGATGGTTACTCCTTCAAACCCGGTATCCTTCTCGGGAACATCCTTGTAGTGGCCGACGAACATGGGCATCCCCATTTCAGTTCTCCCGGTTCTATTTAAACGTTGCACCAAGCTTTTAAAACGCCGGGCCAACTAACTCAGGTGGTTGACTTGAAGAGGCTCGCACTGTTCGTCCTCCTGCTCGTGGTTTTCTCGGCCGGTTGCGTCTCCTCACCGGCCGGCACCGGGACAACGGGGACATCTACCACCTCAACTACCCAGGAGAAGGTCTCCGGGATAAACTTCGGCAAATACCCAGCCGGGGCTGTTATAGGAAACTGGAACAAGCTCTTCAACATGACCTTCTACACCAGCGAGGGCTACGAAGACCTCGTAAGGTATTACTTCCCCAATGCGAAGGTTCTCCCCGCTTCCGAATACCATGGAACGGGTATAGCCGTCCTCTCGCCGGCAGAGGTCAGGAGAATGAGGCTCCTCTTTGGAAAGAGGGTTCAGGTGAGGGACATTGAGCCCTTCGGCTACGTCGCCTACAGGAACGGCTTCCACTTCCTCGGCCCCTGGCACGGGGTTATAGCGGTCTTCAACACCGAGAACGGCTCCACTTTGGTTGTCAGCGGAACCAGCAGGGCCGGTGTGGGCGGTGCCCTGAACTTCCTCAAGGGTGTCATGGATGGCAGGCTGAAGGTGGACTTTAACGCCGTTGTC
The window above is part of the Thermococcus sp. genome. Proteins encoded here:
- a CDS encoding signal peptidase I produces the protein MRLRHFDFFSLLSYLLLFLVAGVVVLHFVFGFQYVVILTDSMKPSINPGDLVITKPVDPSELRVGDVILYEVHIGGNTYRITHRIVEIKTDPSGRYYLVTKGDNRKYADPWNVYPEQVLGKVVLVIHTVGVLWYYTPMIVLALFLFVIASLAYDLALELLKEKPPLPKSRKAHLLLIRRKKVKLHYHKR
- a CDS encoding TRAM domain-containing protein — translated: MYGDRFGGYESEAPVKVGERYKVRIESLGKGGDGIAKIKGFVIFVPNTQVGDEVEIVINSVKRKFAFASVIE
- a CDS encoding type II toxin-antitoxin system VapC family toxin, whose translation is MKDLLVDSSVLIEYFKGNEQAVKLLESFEKADVVLYINDVVFSEVVYILLGYYLGRSPRTMKGNPDKLPSEIWEVFKVLRGFGFIPVEQSTVFKAMGLIEKYAMLPNDALILATCMEHGFSLVTLDDDFKVSAEAEGVHLITG
- a CDS encoding type II toxin-antitoxin system VapC family toxin translates to MKGVLLDTSILIEHFKGNPKAKEILLRLMGSDVVLFINPIVFSEVVYLLLGFYSGVSPRSLKGKPEKLPGELDLVFEALEEYAFVELGEKTSHIAKDLIRKYAMLPNDALILATCMEHGFSLATLDDDFKLPAEKEGVPLIGVRA
- a CDS encoding tRNA (N(6)-L-threonylcarbamoyladenosine(37)-C(2))-methylthiotransferase yields the protein MARVYVESYGCTRNRADGEIMEAILLRAGYELAESPEKADYVVVNTCAVKDPTEHKMVRRIRELLDSGKKVIATGCLIHVNPGVIDSRVSGMLGVKSIDRIAEAIEVAERGGKLVSVEGWRERNLDKLELPRLWKSGVVFVVPIGEGCLNACTYCATRFARGVLKSYKPELVVRWVKEALARGYKEIQLSSEDTGCYGFDIGTNLAKLLDEITAIEGVFRVRVGMMNPNHVIKILDELIEAYQSEKVYKFLHLPVQSGDNEVLRRMGRNYTVEEFEEIVKEFRRKISGLNLNTDIIVGFPGESGEAFENTVELVKRIRPDKINVSRYSPRPGTIASKWKQLPGWLVKERSRLLHRLRLQIAYEINQSYVGKKVEVLVHGEGKKGGIEGRTFNYKEIILDSGRAGQLGEAIVEGVGSTYLKGRLL
- a CDS encoding hydrogenase maturation protease, whose protein sequence is MRTLILALGNELMRDDGAGLKAGRLLAEKGYNVLEVGTDVFLLANHYSGEERVIIIDAILSDKLKPGEIVHLSGGEVFERLKAEMRSAHFMGAIDGLKLLMALDERLARAEVHFIGIVAKEIDLGMELSEEVERAVPKVVELVEKLTDTQSFKYSPENGE
- a CDS encoding cupin domain-containing protein; protein product: MFVGHYKDVPEKDTGFEGVTIRWLVSPRLGAKNFAMRYFVMKKGSEIPIHQHDWEHEIFIVRGEGIITNGKEEHHVKAGNFLYVPPNEPHGYKATGETLEFLCIIPAKKEAIPEDEWA